One window of the Trifolium pratense cultivar HEN17-A07 linkage group LG2, ARS_RC_1.1, whole genome shotgun sequence genome contains the following:
- the LOC123904178 gene encoding uncharacterized protein LOC123904178: MRLSEIHAKDSSDIPCSLNIESIIDVKSDGNCGYRVIALADRNNEDDYELIKESMLDELRLHNHDYLEIYGCEKRLAYITDALLPSKRKSKRRGVALIEKWLTFPDMGHIVASILGKAVVKLTKQGASETFFPLRGVPSSDPYSLVICVGAIPDHYVYVKLKDGCPIPPTCVQWKQHCSQEAIVWESYFAIQQAKYSKLMHEQMSTTRRVPVLVPVL, encoded by the exons ATGCGGCTGAGCGAAATACATGCTAAAGACAGCAGTGACATT CCTTGCTCCCTCAATATTGAATCTATTATTGATGTCAAAAGTGATGGTAATTGCGGTTATCGTGTGATTGCCTTAGCCGATAGGAACAATGAAGATGATTACGAACTTATTAAAGAGAGCATGCTTGATGAGCTACGGCTTCATAATCATGACTATTTGGAAATATATGGGTGTGAGAAGCGTTTGGCTTATATCACAGATGCACTCTTGCCATCAAAGAGAAAGTCCAAGAGACGCGGTGTTGCATTGATCGAAAAATGGTTAACCTTCCCGGATATGGGACACATTGTAGCTTCTATTTTGGGCAAAGCAGTCGTTAAGTTGACGAAACAAGGAGCATCCGAGACATTTTTTCCATTGCGTGGTGTCCCATCATCCGACCCTTATTCGCTGGTTATTTGTGTTGGAGCTATTCCCGATCATTATGTCTATGTCAAGTTGAAGGATGGTTGTCCGATACCTCCAACGTGTGTTCAATGGAAGCAACATTGTTCACAAGAAGCTATTGTTTGGGAGTCATATTTTGCTATTCAACAAGCCAAATATAGTAAACTAATGCACGAGCAAATGTCCACGACAAGAAGAGTGCCCGTGCTGGTTCCAGTTTTGTGA
- the LOC123906106 gene encoding ATP-dependent DNA helicase DDM1-like yields MDDKNNVMNVDPPVESPTSVLEEEEVEVKSEEEVVADDGSSSLVSKLMAEEEKKLLEARAKEEEEPLEAPNLDDTQFNKLDELLTQTKLYSEFLLEKMDDITMNPSEQEKEDEEESQPSVKKKGRGAKRKAAKQCNTRKAKKAVEAMITRSKENLKTEDVNLTEEERTEKEQKDLMPLLTGGKLKSYQLKGVKWLISLWQNGLNGILADQMGLGKTIQTIGFISHLKSRGLDGPYMIIAPLSTLSNWVNEFSRFTPSLRVVIYHGNKSQRDQIRRKHMPRTVGPEFPIVITSYEIAMNDAKKCFAPYSWKYLVVDEGHRLKNSNCKLVKSLRYINVDNKLLLTGTPLQNNLAELWSLLNFILPDIFSSLDEFEKWFNLSGKCTNGATMEEIEEKRRNQVVAKLHGILRPFLLRRMKSDVELMLPRKKEIIIYANMTEHQKSLQDHLINEKLGEYLEAKLSVGCGATKLNNLVIQLRKVCNHPDLLESAYDGSYLFPPVNEIIEQCGKFHLLDRLLQRLFARNHKVLIFSQWTKVLDIMDYYFSEKGFEVCRIDGSVKLDDRKRQIEDFNDTNSNCRIFLLSTRAGGLGINLTAADTCILYDSDWNPQMDLQAMDRCHRIGQTKPVHVYRLATAQSVEGRMLKRAFSKLKLEHVVIEKGQFHQERTAPSIVDEMEGEDVLALLRDEETAEDKMIQKDISDEDLEKLLDRSDLVINSSTDEKAPVSTFPLKGPGWEVVISAASGSMLSTLNS; encoded by the exons ATGGATGACAAGAACAATGTGATGAACGTTGATCCTCCTGTAGAGTCACCAACTTCGGTTCTAGAAGAAGAG GAAGTAGAAGTGAAATCGGAGGAAGAGGTGGTTGCAGATGATGGGTCTTCTTCGCTTGTGTCGAAATTAATGGCGGAGGAGGAAAAGAAGTTACTTGAAGCTCGTGCTAAGGAAGAAGAGGAACCGTTGGAGGCGCCGAATCTTGATGATACACAGTTTAATAAGTTGGATGAACTCTTGACACAGACTAAACTCTACTCAGAGTTTCTTTTGGAGAAAATGGACGATATCACAATG AATCCGAGTGAACAAGAGAAGGAGGACGAGGAAGAGAGCCAGCCGAGTGTGAAAAAGAAGGGTCGTGGAGCAAAACGAAAGGCGGCTAAACAATGCAATACG AGGAAAGCTAAAAAGGCAGTTGAAGCCATGATTACAAGATCTAAAGAAAATCTGAAGACTGAAGATGTGAATTTGACTGAAGAAGAAAGAACTGAGAAAGAGCAGAAGGATCTGATGCCTTTACTAACTGGTGGAAAATTAAAGTCTTATCAACTGAAGGGTGTAAAGTGGTTGATTTCCTTGTGGCAAAATGGATTGAATGGGATTCTAGCTGATCAAATGGGTCTTGGGAAGACAATCCAAACAATTGGCTTTATTTCTCATCTAAAATCAAGAGGATTGGATGGGCCATATATGATAATTGCTCCTCTATCAACCCTCTCCAATTGGGTGAATGAGTTTTCTAG GTTTACACCATCGCTCCGTGTTGTTATCTACCATGGTAACAAAAGTCAGAGAGATCAAATCAGAAGGAAACATATGCCTAGAACAGTTGGCCCAGAATTTCCCATAGTAATAACTTCGTATGAGATTGCGATGAATGATGCTAAGAAATGTTTTGCGCCATACAGTTGGAAATATCTTGTTGTGGACGAG GGACACAGGCTCAAAAACTCAAATTGCAAATTAGTGAAGTCATTGAGATACATTAATGTTGACAATAAACTTCTTTTGACTGGGACACCTCTCCAGAATAATTTGGCAGAGCTTTGGTCATTGCTGAACTTCATCTTACCTGATATATTCTCATCACTTGATGAATTTGAGAAATG GTTTAATCTGTCAGGAAAATGCACTAATGGAGCAACAATGGAAGAAATagaagagaaaagaagaaatcaa GTGGTAGCCAAGCTTCATGGAATTCTTAGGCCATTTCTTTTGCGCAGGATGAAGTCTGATGTTGAGTTAATGTTGCCACGAAAAAAAGAGATAATTATTTATGCCAACATGACTGAGCATCAGAAGAGCTTGCAAGATCATTTGATTAACGAGAAACTGGGGGAATATTTGGAAGCGAAACTATCAGTTG GATGTGGTGCGACGAAGCTTAATAATTTGGTTATTCAACTTAGGAAAGTCTGTAACCATCCCGATCTCTTAGAATCAGCCTATGATGGTTCAT ATTTGTTTCCTCCGGTGAATGAGATAATCGAACAATGTGGAAAATTCCACTTGCTAGATAGATTGTTGCAGCGGCTATTTGCACGTAATCACAAG GTTCTGATCTTCAGTCAATGGACTAAAGTGCTAGATATAATGGATTACTATTTTagtgaaaagggttttgaagtTTGCAGGATTGATGGCTCGGTGAAATTGGATGATAGGAAACGTCAG ATCGAGGACTTCAATGATACAAACAGCAATTGCAGAATCTTTCTTCTTTCTACTAGGGCTGGTGGATTGGGAATAAACCTCACTGCAGCTGACACTTGCATTCTTTATGACAGTGACTGG AATCCTCAAATGGATTTACAGGCCATGGATAGATGTCATAGAATTGGTCAAACAAAGCCTGTTCACGTTTACAGGCTCGCAACTGCACAATCAGTAGAG GGTCGAATGTTGAAAAGAGCTTTCAGCAAGTTGAAACTTGAGCATGTGGTGATAGAGAAAGGACAGTTTCATCAGGAGCGTACAGCACCTTCCATTGTGGATGAAATGGAG GGTGAGGATGTTTTGGCATTGCTTCGAGATGAAGAAACAGCCGAGGACAAAATGATACAGAAAGATATCAGTGATGAAGACCTGGAGAAGCTTTTGGATCGCAGTGATCTTGTTATCAATAGCTCAACCGATGAGAAAGCTCCAGTTAGTACCTTTCCCCTTAAAGGGCCTGGATGGGAGGTGGTGATTTCTGCTGCGTCTGGCAGCATGCTTTCCACTCTTAACAGCTAA